A region of Scylla paramamosain isolate STU-SP2022 chromosome 25, ASM3559412v1, whole genome shotgun sequence DNA encodes the following proteins:
- the LOC135113212 gene encoding uncharacterized protein LOC135113212 has translation MQRRLVVSFCLVQMKSFLILSCLIVAVHTAGLCDCGAFVSLPDSELEVMAFPSREMEDCRDVLWCLDFCKFEWEVLTLDGDLCIHTANGTVGQVMCDNLSDKNMNHLEPRFVHLFARMCNGPWGFDSQTSKQKLECRGGKVILDCQ, from the exons ATGCAGCGGAGGCTGGTCGTATCATTTTGCCTTGTCCAGATGAAGAGCTTCCTCATCCTGTCCTGCCTCATCGTTGCTGTCCA CACAGCAGGGCTGTGTGACTGTGGCGCCTTCGTGTCACTGCCGGACAGCGAGCTGGAGGTGATGGCCTTTCCGAGCCGTGAGATGGAAGACTGCAGGGATGTATTGTGGTGCCTCGATTTCTGCAAATTCGAG TGGGAAGTGTTGACCCTTGACGGAGACTTGTGCATCCATACGGCTAATGGTACGGTGGGCCAGGTTATGTGCGACAACCTCTCGGATAAGAATATGAATCACCTCGAGCCTCGCTTC GTACACCTTTTCGCTCGCATGTGTAATGGCCCATGGGGCTTTGACAGCCAGACCAGCAAGCAGAAGCTGGAATGCAGAGGCGGCAAGGTAATACTGGACTGTCAGTGA